A region of Moorena producens PAL-8-15-08-1 DNA encodes the following proteins:
- a CDS encoding nif11-class peptide radical SAM maturase 3 gives MTYRRISYAVWEITLKCNLACQHCGSRAGHTRAKELSTTEALDMVRQLADVGITEVTLIGGEAFLRPDWLDIAKAITSAGMVCGMTTGGFGISLDTARRMKDAGIRVVSVSVDGLEATHDRLRGRKGSWQWAFKTMSHLKEAGIPFGCNTQINRLSAPEFPQIYERIRDAGVFAWQIQLTVPMGNAADNSEILLQPYELLDVYPMIARVARRAFREGVKVQAGNNIGYYGPYERLLRGRGEDNPWAFWQGCNAGLSSLGIEADGAIKGCPSLPTSAYTGGNIRDHSLREIIEETEELRFNLGADTPKGTDHLWGFCKSCEFAQLCRGGCSWTAHVFFDRRGNNPYCHHRALTQEKQGIRERVEIKHRAEGNPFDNGEFVLIEEPIDAPWPDNDPLHFSADRILWPKGWQEQEELVPSLASSSS, from the coding sequence ATGACCTATCGCAGAATTAGTTATGCCGTCTGGGAAATCACCCTTAAGTGCAATTTAGCCTGTCAACACTGTGGTTCTCGGGCTGGTCATACCAGGGCTAAAGAACTTTCCACTACAGAAGCCCTAGACATGGTCAGACAACTGGCCGACGTTGGGATTACAGAAGTCACCTTAATTGGAGGTGAAGCCTTTCTACGTCCTGACTGGCTCGATATTGCCAAAGCGATTACCTCCGCTGGAATGGTCTGTGGCATGACCACTGGAGGGTTTGGGATTAGCTTAGATACAGCCCGCCGGATGAAAGATGCTGGGATTCGAGTAGTTTCTGTGTCCGTGGATGGTTTAGAAGCCACACACGACCGGTTGCGGGGTAGGAAAGGTTCTTGGCAATGGGCGTTTAAGACCATGAGCCATCTCAAAGAGGCCGGTATCCCCTTCGGTTGTAACACTCAAATTAATCGGCTCAGTGCACCAGAGTTTCCCCAGATTTACGAGCGCATCCGGGATGCAGGAGTCTTCGCTTGGCAAATTCAGTTGACTGTACCCATGGGGAATGCGGCGGATAATAGTGAGATTCTGCTGCAACCCTATGAGTTGCTAGATGTATACCCGATGATAGCGCGGGTGGCCCGTCGGGCTTTTCGGGAAGGGGTAAAGGTTCAAGCTGGTAATAATATTGGTTACTATGGTCCCTATGAACGACTGCTGCGGGGACGGGGAGAGGATAATCCTTGGGCATTTTGGCAGGGGTGCAATGCTGGACTATCTAGCTTAGGCATCGAAGCCGATGGTGCTATCAAAGGTTGTCCCTCATTGCCGACTTCCGCCTACACTGGAGGTAATATCCGAGACCACTCCCTACGTGAAATTATTGAAGAGACCGAGGAGTTGCGGTTTAATCTAGGGGCTGATACTCCTAAAGGCACAGACCATCTGTGGGGTTTCTGCAAGAGTTGTGAATTTGCTCAACTGTGTCGTGGTGGCTGCAGTTGGACTGCTCATGTTTTCTTTGACCGCAGAGGGAATAATCCTTACTGTCACCACCGCGCTCTTACTCAGGAGAAACAGGGTATTCGGGAGCGAGTTGAAATCAAGCATCGCGCAGAAGGTAACCCTTTTGATAATGGCGAATTTGTTCTGATTGAGGAACCAATTGATGCTCCTTGGCCAGACAATGATCCACTTCACTTTAGTGCTGATCGTATACTTTGGCCAAAAGGTTGGCAGGAACAAGAGGAGTTGGTGCCATCTTTAGCTAGTAGTAGCAGTTAA